In the genome of Hippoglossus hippoglossus isolate fHipHip1 chromosome 4, fHipHip1.pri, whole genome shotgun sequence, one region contains:
- the dnajc6 gene encoding putative tyrosine-protein phosphatase auxilin isoform X3, with translation MDSSDMDANSGGGLLDMVKGGAGKFFSNFKDNLKDTLKDTSTKVMHQVATYTKGELDIAYITSRIIVMTYPAESVQIGYQNHVEDIRSFLDSRHADHYTVFNLSQRNYRGAKFSNRVSECNWPSRQAPSLHNLFAVCKNMHNWLKQNPKNVCVITCSDGRALSGVLVCAMFCFCHLFNNPVPAMQLLSAKRPGSGLWPSHRRYIGYVCSMVSEKPSLPHSKPLVIKALTMSPVPCFNKQRSGCRPFCDVLIGETKIFTTSQEYERMREHRVQEGKVVFPLGVSVQGDVVVSIYHMRSTIGGRLQAKVSNTQIFQIQFHTGFIAPGTTVLQFNKPDLDACDSPEKYPQLFHVILDVEVEGVDKQKDLTPPWEQFPCKDLSPSVLFSCHQEHQDALAIAEPSRPPGGPEGRGHGEESEPSDDEMLSLSSQRSNASAAPPRPDPPAHASAAPASEEVDLLGLDGEEMNRPACPSSQPPSAAATDLLGDLFGGPPQPSSGASSAQSTPHKVVPNTASPCHSPAPAFDPFGAGPMPKPQDVMGSFLGPGNVGKPDPFLHAARSPSPTLQPTGLGRSSPVPPANPTVNIQQQNAKGGWDWNRPATTTGGGFSVGSHSATTSPTGSLNNTPTHQTKPSTLDPFADIGNLGGSLGGGSGFSSKPTTPTGTTPSFPPMGSPSRPPPSPQHAGGWQAHAGAGFPSWQPGAAGGGGWPAQGQGPTPQPKPSPSHTPMPHTSPQNRPNYNVSFSPMGGGSPSAAVKTQAAMGSKPKASHANFDDLLSGQGFAGAKEKKGPRTIAEMRKEEMAKEMDPEKIKILDWIEGKERNIRALLSTMHTVLWEGETRWKPMGMADLVTPEQVKKVYRKAVLVVHPDKATGQPYEQYAKMIFMELNDAWSEFDSQGQKPLY, from the exons atggacagctcaG ATATGGACGCCAATTCTGGCGGCGGACTGCTGGACATGGTGAAGGGAGGAGCGGGGAAGTTCTTCAGCAACTTCAAGGACAACCTGAAGGACACGCTGAAggacacctccaccaaggtcatGCATCAGGTTGCCAC gtacACTAAAGGGGAGCTGGACATTGCCTACATCACATCACGCATCATAG TAATGACATATCCAGCGGAGTCCGTACAGATCGGCTATCAGAACCACGTGGAGGACATCCGCTCCTTCCTCGACAGTCGCCACGCCGACCACTACACTGTTTTCAACCTATCGCAGCGCAACTACCGCGGCGCCAAATTCTCCAACAGG GTCTCCGAGTGTAATTGGCCGTCCCGCCAGGCTCCCAGCCTCCACAACCTGTTTGCTGTGTGTAAGAACATGCACAACTGGCTCAAGCAGAATCccaagaatgtgtgtgtcatcacCTGCTCG GATGGTCGCGCTCTTTCGGGCGTTCTGGTCTGTGCCATGTTCTGCTTCTGCCACCTCTTCAACAACCCGGTTCCCGCCATGCAGCTGCTCAGCGCCAAGAGACCAGGATCGGGCCTCTGGCCTTCGCACCGCAG GTACATCGGTTATGTGTGTAGCATGGTGTCAGAGAAGCCCAGTCTGCCTCACTCCAAGCCGCTGGTGATCAAGGCCCTCACCATGAGTCCGGTCCCCTGCTTCAACAAGCAGCGCAGCGGCTGTCGGCCCTTCTGTGACGTCCTCATCGGAGAGACGAAGATCTTCACCACCTCACAGGAGTATGAGAGGATGAG AGAGCACAGGGTCCAAGAAGGGAAGGTGGTGTTCCCTCTGGGCGTCAGTGTGCAAGGAGACGTCGTGGTTTCTATCTACCACATGAGGTCGACCATTGGAGGACGTCTACAGGCCAAG GTGTCCAACACCCAAATCTTCCAGATCCAGTTCCACACTGGCTTCATCGCTCCTGGAACCACCGTGTTACAGTTTAACAA ACCCGACCTGGATGCATGTGACTCTCCAGAGAAGTATCCCCAGCTGTTCCATGTGATCCTGGATGTGGAGGTTGAGGGGGTGGACAAGCAAAAAGACCTGACGCCCCCGTGGGAGCAGTTCCCCTGTAAAGACCTGAGCCCCAGCGTGCTTTTCTCCTGCCACCAGGAACACCAGGACGCGCTGGCTATCGCTG AGCCGAGCCGGCCCCCCGGGGGTCCAGAGGGTCGGGGCCACGGTGAGGAAAGTGAGCCCTCTGACGACGAGATGCTGTCTCTGTCCAGCCAGCGCAGCAATGCCAGCGCGGCCCCCCCGAGACCTGACCCCCCTGCCCATGCGTCTGCAGCTCCTGCAAGTGAAGAAGTGGATCTCCTCGGCCTGGACGGGGAGGAGATGAACCGGCCGGCCTGCCCTTCGTCTCAGCCCCCGTCTGCCGCAGCCACCGACCTTCTAGGGGACTTGTTCGGGGGCCCGCCTCAGCCAAGCAGTGGGGCTTCATCCGCCCAGTCCACTCCGCATAAAGTCGTCCCCAACACTGCCTCGCCATGTCACTCTCCTGCAC cagcGTTCGATCCCTTTGGGGCAGGTCCGATGCCCAAGCCTCAGGACGTGATGGGCTCGTTCCTCGGACCAGGTAACGTGGGGAAGCCAGACCCCTTCCTGCATGCTGCTCGCTCTCCGTCTCCCACCCTGCAGCCCACAGGCCTGG GTCGGAGTTCCCCCGTTCCACCCGCCAACCCGACCGTCAACATTCAGCAGCAAAACGCCAAGGGAGGATGGGACTGGAACCGACCGGCCACAACCACAG gAGGAGGCTTCAGTGTGGGCAGCCACTCAGCTACCACCAGCCCCACAGGCTCACTGAACAACACCCCCACCCACCAAACAAAGCCAAGCACCCTGGACCCGTTCGCTGACATAGGCAACCTCGGGGGAAGCCTCGGAG GAGGTTCTGGCTTCTCCAGCAAACCCACCACCCCTACTGGAACGACCCCCTCTTTCCCACCCATGGGCTCCCCATCACGGCCTCCTCCGTCTCCCCAGCACGCGGGAGGGTGGCAGGCTCACGCAGGAGCCGGCTTCCCCTCTTGGCAGCCGGGTGCTGCAGGCGGCGGAGGGTGGCCAGCTCAAGGACAGGGGCCCACCCCGCAGCCAAAGCCCAGCCCCAGCCACACCCCCATGCCTCACACGTCGCCTCAGAACCGACCCAACTACAACGTCAGCTTCTCTCCAATGGGAGGAGGCTCGCCCAGTGCGGCGGTTAAAACACAGGCGGCCATGG GCTCCAAGCCCAAGGCCTCACACGCCAACTTTGACGACCTTCTGTCTGGTCAAGGCTTCGCAGGGGCCAAAGAGAAGAAAGGGCCCAGGACCATTGCAgagatgaggaaggaggagatggCCAAAGAGATGGACCCGGAGAAAATAAAG ATTCTGGACTGGATCGAGGGGAAGGAGCGCAACATCCGTGCCCTTCTGTCCACCATGCACACCGTGCTGTGGGAGGGGGAGACGCGCTGGAAGCCCATGGGCATGGCCGACCTGGTCACTCCAGAGCAGGTGAAGAAGGTCTACCGCAAAGCAGTGCTGGTCGTCCACCCAGACAAG GCAACGGGACAACCGTACGAACAATACGCCAAGATGATTTTCATGGAACTAAATGACGCCTGGTCAGAATTTGACAGCCAAGGACAAAAACCTCTCTACTGA
- the dnajc6 gene encoding putative tyrosine-protein phosphatase auxilin isoform X1, with the protein MSLLGAYKKKTSYDGYESLQLVDSGGESFSVGSGAGGGGGGGGGGGGSGLLGGSIAATLGPKAGPLREEDCSTMDSSDMDANSGGGLLDMVKGGAGKFFSNFKDNLKDTLKDTSTKVMHQVATYTKGELDIAYITSRIIVMTYPAESVQIGYQNHVEDIRSFLDSRHADHYTVFNLSQRNYRGAKFSNRVSECNWPSRQAPSLHNLFAVCKNMHNWLKQNPKNVCVITCSDGRALSGVLVCAMFCFCHLFNNPVPAMQLLSAKRPGSGLWPSHRRYIGYVCSMVSEKPSLPHSKPLVIKALTMSPVPCFNKQRSGCRPFCDVLIGETKIFTTSQEYERMREHRVQEGKVVFPLGVSVQGDVVVSIYHMRSTIGGRLQAKVSNTQIFQIQFHTGFIAPGTTVLQFNKPDLDACDSPEKYPQLFHVILDVEVEGVDKQKDLTPPWEQFPCKDLSPSVLFSCHQEHQDALAIAEPSRPPGGPEGRGHGEESEPSDDEMLSLSSQRSNASAAPPRPDPPAHASAAPASEEVDLLGLDGEEMNRPACPSSQPPSAAATDLLGDLFGGPPQPSSGASSAQSTPHKVVPNTASPCHSPAPAFDPFGAGPMPKPQDVMGSFLGPGNVGKPDPFLHAARSPSPTLQPTGLGRSSPVPPANPTVNIQQQNAKGGWDWNRPATTTGGGFSVGSHSATTSPTGSLNNTPTHQTKPSTLDPFADIGNLGGSLGGGSGFSSKPTTPTGTTPSFPPMGSPSRPPPSPQHAGGWQAHAGAGFPSWQPGAAGGGGWPAQGQGPTPQPKPSPSHTPMPHTSPQNRPNYNVSFSPMGGGSPSAAVKTQAAMGSKPKASHANFDDLLSGQGFAGAKEKKGPRTIAEMRKEEMAKEMDPEKIKILDWIEGKERNIRALLSTMHTVLWEGETRWKPMGMADLVTPEQVKKVYRKAVLVVHPDKATGQPYEQYAKMIFMELNDAWSEFDSQGQKPLY; encoded by the exons ATGAGCTTGCTGGGGGCCTACAAGAAAAAGACCAGTTACGATGGCTATGAATCTTTGCAGTTGGTCGATAGCGGCGGGGAGAGCTTCAGTGTCGGCAGCggcgcaggaggaggaggaggaggaggaggaggaggaggcggcagcGGCTTACTCGGAGGCTCCATAGCAGCCACACTTGGACCGAAGGCGGGCCCGCTGAGAGAGGAGGACtgcagcaccatggacagctcaG ATATGGACGCCAATTCTGGCGGCGGACTGCTGGACATGGTGAAGGGAGGAGCGGGGAAGTTCTTCAGCAACTTCAAGGACAACCTGAAGGACACGCTGAAggacacctccaccaaggtcatGCATCAGGTTGCCAC gtacACTAAAGGGGAGCTGGACATTGCCTACATCACATCACGCATCATAG TAATGACATATCCAGCGGAGTCCGTACAGATCGGCTATCAGAACCACGTGGAGGACATCCGCTCCTTCCTCGACAGTCGCCACGCCGACCACTACACTGTTTTCAACCTATCGCAGCGCAACTACCGCGGCGCCAAATTCTCCAACAGG GTCTCCGAGTGTAATTGGCCGTCCCGCCAGGCTCCCAGCCTCCACAACCTGTTTGCTGTGTGTAAGAACATGCACAACTGGCTCAAGCAGAATCccaagaatgtgtgtgtcatcacCTGCTCG GATGGTCGCGCTCTTTCGGGCGTTCTGGTCTGTGCCATGTTCTGCTTCTGCCACCTCTTCAACAACCCGGTTCCCGCCATGCAGCTGCTCAGCGCCAAGAGACCAGGATCGGGCCTCTGGCCTTCGCACCGCAG GTACATCGGTTATGTGTGTAGCATGGTGTCAGAGAAGCCCAGTCTGCCTCACTCCAAGCCGCTGGTGATCAAGGCCCTCACCATGAGTCCGGTCCCCTGCTTCAACAAGCAGCGCAGCGGCTGTCGGCCCTTCTGTGACGTCCTCATCGGAGAGACGAAGATCTTCACCACCTCACAGGAGTATGAGAGGATGAG AGAGCACAGGGTCCAAGAAGGGAAGGTGGTGTTCCCTCTGGGCGTCAGTGTGCAAGGAGACGTCGTGGTTTCTATCTACCACATGAGGTCGACCATTGGAGGACGTCTACAGGCCAAG GTGTCCAACACCCAAATCTTCCAGATCCAGTTCCACACTGGCTTCATCGCTCCTGGAACCACCGTGTTACAGTTTAACAA ACCCGACCTGGATGCATGTGACTCTCCAGAGAAGTATCCCCAGCTGTTCCATGTGATCCTGGATGTGGAGGTTGAGGGGGTGGACAAGCAAAAAGACCTGACGCCCCCGTGGGAGCAGTTCCCCTGTAAAGACCTGAGCCCCAGCGTGCTTTTCTCCTGCCACCAGGAACACCAGGACGCGCTGGCTATCGCTG AGCCGAGCCGGCCCCCCGGGGGTCCAGAGGGTCGGGGCCACGGTGAGGAAAGTGAGCCCTCTGACGACGAGATGCTGTCTCTGTCCAGCCAGCGCAGCAATGCCAGCGCGGCCCCCCCGAGACCTGACCCCCCTGCCCATGCGTCTGCAGCTCCTGCAAGTGAAGAAGTGGATCTCCTCGGCCTGGACGGGGAGGAGATGAACCGGCCGGCCTGCCCTTCGTCTCAGCCCCCGTCTGCCGCAGCCACCGACCTTCTAGGGGACTTGTTCGGGGGCCCGCCTCAGCCAAGCAGTGGGGCTTCATCCGCCCAGTCCACTCCGCATAAAGTCGTCCCCAACACTGCCTCGCCATGTCACTCTCCTGCAC cagcGTTCGATCCCTTTGGGGCAGGTCCGATGCCCAAGCCTCAGGACGTGATGGGCTCGTTCCTCGGACCAGGTAACGTGGGGAAGCCAGACCCCTTCCTGCATGCTGCTCGCTCTCCGTCTCCCACCCTGCAGCCCACAGGCCTGG GTCGGAGTTCCCCCGTTCCACCCGCCAACCCGACCGTCAACATTCAGCAGCAAAACGCCAAGGGAGGATGGGACTGGAACCGACCGGCCACAACCACAG gAGGAGGCTTCAGTGTGGGCAGCCACTCAGCTACCACCAGCCCCACAGGCTCACTGAACAACACCCCCACCCACCAAACAAAGCCAAGCACCCTGGACCCGTTCGCTGACATAGGCAACCTCGGGGGAAGCCTCGGAG GAGGTTCTGGCTTCTCCAGCAAACCCACCACCCCTACTGGAACGACCCCCTCTTTCCCACCCATGGGCTCCCCATCACGGCCTCCTCCGTCTCCCCAGCACGCGGGAGGGTGGCAGGCTCACGCAGGAGCCGGCTTCCCCTCTTGGCAGCCGGGTGCTGCAGGCGGCGGAGGGTGGCCAGCTCAAGGACAGGGGCCCACCCCGCAGCCAAAGCCCAGCCCCAGCCACACCCCCATGCCTCACACGTCGCCTCAGAACCGACCCAACTACAACGTCAGCTTCTCTCCAATGGGAGGAGGCTCGCCCAGTGCGGCGGTTAAAACACAGGCGGCCATGG GCTCCAAGCCCAAGGCCTCACACGCCAACTTTGACGACCTTCTGTCTGGTCAAGGCTTCGCAGGGGCCAAAGAGAAGAAAGGGCCCAGGACCATTGCAgagatgaggaaggaggagatggCCAAAGAGATGGACCCGGAGAAAATAAAG ATTCTGGACTGGATCGAGGGGAAGGAGCGCAACATCCGTGCCCTTCTGTCCACCATGCACACCGTGCTGTGGGAGGGGGAGACGCGCTGGAAGCCCATGGGCATGGCCGACCTGGTCACTCCAGAGCAGGTGAAGAAGGTCTACCGCAAAGCAGTGCTGGTCGTCCACCCAGACAAG GCAACGGGACAACCGTACGAACAATACGCCAAGATGATTTTCATGGAACTAAATGACGCCTGGTCAGAATTTGACAGCCAAGGACAAAAACCTCTCTACTGA
- the dnajc6 gene encoding putative tyrosine-protein phosphatase auxilin isoform X2: MSLLGAYKKKTSYDGYESLQLVDSGGESFSVGSGAGGGGGGGGGGGGSGLLGGSIAATLGPKAGPLREEDCSTMDSSDMDANSGGGLLDMVKGGAGKFFSNFKDNLKDTLKDTSTKVMHQVATYTKGELDIAYITSRIIVMTYPAESVQIGYQNHVEDIRSFLDSRHADHYTVFNLSQRNYRGAKFSNRVSECNWPSRQAPSLHNLFAVCKNMHNWLKQNPKNVCVITCSDGRALSGVLVCAMFCFCHLFNNPVPAMQLLSAKRPGSGLWPSHRRYIGYVCSMVSEKPSLPHSKPLVIKALTMSPVPCFNKQRSGCRPFCDVLIGETKIFTTSQEYERMREHRVQEGKVVFPLGVSVQGDVVVSIYHMRSTIGGRLQAKVSNTQIFQIQFHTGFIAPGTTVLQFNKPDLDACDSPEKYPQLFHVILDVEVEGVDKQKDLTPPWEQFPCKDLSPSVLFSCHQEHQDALAIAEPSRPPGGPEGRGHGEESEPSDDEMLSLSSQRSNASAAPPRPDPPAHASAAPASEEVDLLGLDGEEMNRPACPSSQPPSAAATDLLGDLFGGPPQPSSGASSAQSTPHKVVPNTASPCHSPAPAFDPFGAGPMPKPQDVMGSFLGPGRSSPVPPANPTVNIQQQNAKGGWDWNRPATTTGGGFSVGSHSATTSPTGSLNNTPTHQTKPSTLDPFADIGNLGGSLGGGSGFSSKPTTPTGTTPSFPPMGSPSRPPPSPQHAGGWQAHAGAGFPSWQPGAAGGGGWPAQGQGPTPQPKPSPSHTPMPHTSPQNRPNYNVSFSPMGGGSPSAAVKTQAAMGSKPKASHANFDDLLSGQGFAGAKEKKGPRTIAEMRKEEMAKEMDPEKIKILDWIEGKERNIRALLSTMHTVLWEGETRWKPMGMADLVTPEQVKKVYRKAVLVVHPDKATGQPYEQYAKMIFMELNDAWSEFDSQGQKPLY, encoded by the exons ATGAGCTTGCTGGGGGCCTACAAGAAAAAGACCAGTTACGATGGCTATGAATCTTTGCAGTTGGTCGATAGCGGCGGGGAGAGCTTCAGTGTCGGCAGCggcgcaggaggaggaggaggaggaggaggaggaggaggcggcagcGGCTTACTCGGAGGCTCCATAGCAGCCACACTTGGACCGAAGGCGGGCCCGCTGAGAGAGGAGGACtgcagcaccatggacagctcaG ATATGGACGCCAATTCTGGCGGCGGACTGCTGGACATGGTGAAGGGAGGAGCGGGGAAGTTCTTCAGCAACTTCAAGGACAACCTGAAGGACACGCTGAAggacacctccaccaaggtcatGCATCAGGTTGCCAC gtacACTAAAGGGGAGCTGGACATTGCCTACATCACATCACGCATCATAG TAATGACATATCCAGCGGAGTCCGTACAGATCGGCTATCAGAACCACGTGGAGGACATCCGCTCCTTCCTCGACAGTCGCCACGCCGACCACTACACTGTTTTCAACCTATCGCAGCGCAACTACCGCGGCGCCAAATTCTCCAACAGG GTCTCCGAGTGTAATTGGCCGTCCCGCCAGGCTCCCAGCCTCCACAACCTGTTTGCTGTGTGTAAGAACATGCACAACTGGCTCAAGCAGAATCccaagaatgtgtgtgtcatcacCTGCTCG GATGGTCGCGCTCTTTCGGGCGTTCTGGTCTGTGCCATGTTCTGCTTCTGCCACCTCTTCAACAACCCGGTTCCCGCCATGCAGCTGCTCAGCGCCAAGAGACCAGGATCGGGCCTCTGGCCTTCGCACCGCAG GTACATCGGTTATGTGTGTAGCATGGTGTCAGAGAAGCCCAGTCTGCCTCACTCCAAGCCGCTGGTGATCAAGGCCCTCACCATGAGTCCGGTCCCCTGCTTCAACAAGCAGCGCAGCGGCTGTCGGCCCTTCTGTGACGTCCTCATCGGAGAGACGAAGATCTTCACCACCTCACAGGAGTATGAGAGGATGAG AGAGCACAGGGTCCAAGAAGGGAAGGTGGTGTTCCCTCTGGGCGTCAGTGTGCAAGGAGACGTCGTGGTTTCTATCTACCACATGAGGTCGACCATTGGAGGACGTCTACAGGCCAAG GTGTCCAACACCCAAATCTTCCAGATCCAGTTCCACACTGGCTTCATCGCTCCTGGAACCACCGTGTTACAGTTTAACAA ACCCGACCTGGATGCATGTGACTCTCCAGAGAAGTATCCCCAGCTGTTCCATGTGATCCTGGATGTGGAGGTTGAGGGGGTGGACAAGCAAAAAGACCTGACGCCCCCGTGGGAGCAGTTCCCCTGTAAAGACCTGAGCCCCAGCGTGCTTTTCTCCTGCCACCAGGAACACCAGGACGCGCTGGCTATCGCTG AGCCGAGCCGGCCCCCCGGGGGTCCAGAGGGTCGGGGCCACGGTGAGGAAAGTGAGCCCTCTGACGACGAGATGCTGTCTCTGTCCAGCCAGCGCAGCAATGCCAGCGCGGCCCCCCCGAGACCTGACCCCCCTGCCCATGCGTCTGCAGCTCCTGCAAGTGAAGAAGTGGATCTCCTCGGCCTGGACGGGGAGGAGATGAACCGGCCGGCCTGCCCTTCGTCTCAGCCCCCGTCTGCCGCAGCCACCGACCTTCTAGGGGACTTGTTCGGGGGCCCGCCTCAGCCAAGCAGTGGGGCTTCATCCGCCCAGTCCACTCCGCATAAAGTCGTCCCCAACACTGCCTCGCCATGTCACTCTCCTGCAC cagcGTTCGATCCCTTTGGGGCAGGTCCGATGCCCAAGCCTCAGGACGTGATGGGCTCGTTCCTCGGACCAG GTCGGAGTTCCCCCGTTCCACCCGCCAACCCGACCGTCAACATTCAGCAGCAAAACGCCAAGGGAGGATGGGACTGGAACCGACCGGCCACAACCACAG gAGGAGGCTTCAGTGTGGGCAGCCACTCAGCTACCACCAGCCCCACAGGCTCACTGAACAACACCCCCACCCACCAAACAAAGCCAAGCACCCTGGACCCGTTCGCTGACATAGGCAACCTCGGGGGAAGCCTCGGAG GAGGTTCTGGCTTCTCCAGCAAACCCACCACCCCTACTGGAACGACCCCCTCTTTCCCACCCATGGGCTCCCCATCACGGCCTCCTCCGTCTCCCCAGCACGCGGGAGGGTGGCAGGCTCACGCAGGAGCCGGCTTCCCCTCTTGGCAGCCGGGTGCTGCAGGCGGCGGAGGGTGGCCAGCTCAAGGACAGGGGCCCACCCCGCAGCCAAAGCCCAGCCCCAGCCACACCCCCATGCCTCACACGTCGCCTCAGAACCGACCCAACTACAACGTCAGCTTCTCTCCAATGGGAGGAGGCTCGCCCAGTGCGGCGGTTAAAACACAGGCGGCCATGG GCTCCAAGCCCAAGGCCTCACACGCCAACTTTGACGACCTTCTGTCTGGTCAAGGCTTCGCAGGGGCCAAAGAGAAGAAAGGGCCCAGGACCATTGCAgagatgaggaaggaggagatggCCAAAGAGATGGACCCGGAGAAAATAAAG ATTCTGGACTGGATCGAGGGGAAGGAGCGCAACATCCGTGCCCTTCTGTCCACCATGCACACCGTGCTGTGGGAGGGGGAGACGCGCTGGAAGCCCATGGGCATGGCCGACCTGGTCACTCCAGAGCAGGTGAAGAAGGTCTACCGCAAAGCAGTGCTGGTCGTCCACCCAGACAAG GCAACGGGACAACCGTACGAACAATACGCCAAGATGATTTTCATGGAACTAAATGACGCCTGGTCAGAATTTGACAGCCAAGGACAAAAACCTCTCTACTGA